Within the Phaseolus vulgaris cultivar G19833 chromosome 9, P. vulgaris v2.0, whole genome shotgun sequence genome, the region TGGgttagaaattactaaaaatttccaactacatctttaagacaaattaacttaaaagaaaTCATCACACAAAATAGATACAAAACCAATCAAGacttatctctaaaatgtactctagctacttagaattaagatagaaaataatcttgatctagtcatgagtgtgcaccctcaccactctatcaagattcttttcattcttaatactttcatctttattcataacaattaacttgactcgaacataaacaagatttcaagaaaaacaactttgtcaaacatcttattagaaacttttaatTAAGTCTTGAGActagacttaaacaaaaatctacacgcaggagaaacagaataaacccactaccctcaggttatcctaaggatgaactgctctgataccattaaatgtaacaccccagAAAATAACATCTAAATATTTCAATATAAGTTCTACgtatttctatacaaacttggagtttttcaaaacattcctaatacatgattaggatttatagaaatacaaatatttacatatccataactcaaaataaaactctgaaacctctaaggctttcctgcacctgtatggtcatctgctcgtgtacatagtacagtcatcgcagtttaaacacaacacaaaaagaaagggtaagctagtgaaaataaaattttataatatacgaaattaaattaaaagagaaaataaaattacatggccaatttctcaattattcaatcttcttgaAATCCCAACATAAatcaatcacatagatctcacatggatctacacatccagaatattcaacaaacaacgtcttccggaagacccgtattaagtaagtcctaccagagactaacacctgatctaaagattaccagcgaatccaacagaaaggatcaggataagttcaatacaacccaagctgTGCAtgtcatatgtcacggtgtgcatgaactcccccatcagcttctcaccacctgatatcttagtctatgtgacttagatcatcagtgaagctcggagatcgttaccacataggcatcaatacttaatacacagcaaacatcagtccatacattatcccaaatgtatgaattcaattccatatcattccatcatacaatatcattcaaaaagtgatccacaatattcaaaagtctatttgacataaGAAAAgataacactttaatactaaatcatcaaaatataatatttttaaatttaaataatatacaaacaaacaacccaatatataaacacacaacatccttacatgaaaaattgaatattgggaccacgtcccttccgcattcagatcttctatcctagagtgctattaaaaaattaaatttagcttcccttacctcaattgcttgctttccaagcaacttttagaattttatttcccacggtctggataagcttcaagatttacgggcctaatgcaagttatccaaacataacaaaaattcagtatagagtagaataagttgagaggattaaacttctcaactgaccccaccaatattgatgactaaattctaaggaaaaacaaagaacaaaggatatttagagtaaaaatgaacttactctgtttaaaaatctgatcgggtaaaaatgttccttaactcgccagctacaacgtggtccgatcagattctaaaatagatgaagattggaagagaaaattaagagagagggagataagagaatatggagagagagagagatggagataaggaagaaaagaagaagaaaaaaaaaaagcgtGCAAGGGGAGGGTTCtgtctttttttaaaaagaaaagcacTGTTACATTGTTGgcttaaaataagaaattaagaaaagaccggatacattaatattaatttaaaaatttaaaaataaatttattttttaagtaattcatataaaatgacaaaatacttccttatactaataaaatgagatatattaaataaggataAAATCGAAAAAACTTTACGTAAAAAAAACGGTTATAATGAGAAAtttcctttatatataggtatagatgtataaattattattattattattattattattattttgtcttatctaaatttaattgtttcttttattatatattttttaaataaaattaatcttaTGTTAATCACCTATAATATGCATAAATGTTTCTTAACAATTAAACAAtatattatgtaaaataaataaacaataaatatttttttctaaattagtttatattatttttaaatggtttataaattggtatctaattagcaatcaagaattttgctaccaaatttaaaatctaaataattggtagttaaaaaccttgatagctaatcagatatcaatttagaaactatttaacaataatgaaactgatttagaaaccatttttttttgtttctctttaatttagtcactataacaactaattattgtttatatttcatgattttgttgtagtgatatttcttgattttccAAAACCAATTATCTTAAATTACACTTACAAAATAGAAAGAGTAATTATCGAGATCTTGCCGCTTGTGGAAGTATTTTCCGTGGAAGTATGGGAGAGTTTATTGGAATTTCATCTATGTTTCTTCACGTtcagactgctttggttgctgaattttatggagttatatatgctttggaggaagctcaaaagttgGGTCTTACTAATGCCTGACTGGAATGTGACTCTaccttggtttgtgttgtgtttactgTTAGGACAAATATTCCTTgtatgcttcgtaatcgatgtaatacttgtcttaattattgtgaaaaaatcaggtttagggttactcatatttttcgtgaagggaatgcgtgtgcggataagttggctaatttaggttttattcataattaatcctttcattggtataatagacttccatttagtctattcttagaattctttattaataggtatagtctacctatgtatcgtttttgttaacatatgagttttgatctagtcccccatatttttgtattttgtatttatttatcttttaataatatttttttttcatgtgatgacaaatgattgttgttacttgatgtATTAGTCTAGCTGAAATGTCAAGTAGCATaatgatgtctaacatgaaaactttttataaaagaaatatcaTCAATCTCATCTCATTAAAAACTAATGGGAAAAAATTAGGAATATCATGAATCATAACTGAACACACACAAAATACAACATTGTTGAACTTATGAGACATTGTGAATTTAATCCCTAATATCATAGTTTTGTGGTAAATATAGTTTGTATTTTACTCATAATTTGattcataaaattatattttaaaaacaaaatagtcTTATatatttagagactaaaataaacATTCAATAATTGAATTAATAACATCTCATATACCAAATTAaacatttattctttttttttgttatagaGATAGGATCATAcctatacatataaaaaaaaaacaagtccGGATAATTTACGGGTGCTaaactaatatattttatttatatgtatcCAACCAAAAGGTTTGGGGAAGTTTTACATATGATTATGTATTTGGAGTGTAAATTTAATGAGGAAGGAGATATATTGTTAAAAAAAGTAAGAGAAATATATAACAATATTTCTATCAACcgatacattttaaatttagactatcaaaattaattaaactttttgGAGTGACAAAAACTAACGTTTAACTATTTTAGATGGACGAAAATAAAATCtgttacttaaataaaatatgaaacgCGGCAAAAATTTGAAAGCAATATTTAGAAGTTAAATTCTCTCTCCACTAATTCTCATTCTTCATTTATATTAAttgtgaaaaataaattttaatattttctcaaaatttaaataattctaaATGAAATATATTCTGAGTTGCATCGTGCATCAATACATTCCTTTCAATTGCATACATTCCTTCTTTTAGGTGTAACACCTCCATTCTTCTTCAACTGCAGATTGAACACGTGATGTAAAATTTGAGTGTGTGTAAGAGGTTGACGAGAAAATTCGTTGTATTTGAAATTTCTCAGTGcgattttttttttaggtttatactatttttgcaccttgttattttcttttcacgttttgtgattttcaaaaaaataaaaaaaataagcaaataaaaatacaatcatCATCAATAAAAACATCACAAAACTTACCTCAATCATCAACTATTATAAACAACCACAgttaaaaaggaagaaaaaaacattATCCTCACTATCCTAAAAAAAAGAGTATTATTAGAACTAAAACAATAAAGAGATTAtagtaaattgaaaaaaaaattgagataaaataattaaattgatgaatgaaataaaaacaaaaatataaaaataatgaattgtAATTGACGGAACAtacttaataaaaattaaaattattttaattaattaatagaatgaatattttaataaaaatttaattaaaaatattaaaatttatgagatggttataatttaattaaattaagattttattattttaatagctTTCGGATTAAGTTTTACAAATAAACCCTTTTTAAATAAACTCGCCTAATTCAGTTTACATATTCCATATAACTTTTTAAAGTCAGACGAGCTTAGAGTATAAATGAATGaatttaattaactttttaacATAAAACAGTCCATagacttttatttattaatatgctTTTAGATCAACTAAAGATATGAAGATATCGtgaattttttaataagtttattttattatttaattatctttAAAGTCAAATGAAGTACAAATAACAGGTTGATGAATTCAAGCACATACGATCTTATTATATTCTGTCGtgaaataataaaacatatgaTAACTTGTTTAAATGTCGGAGAAACTTTTTAATAGGCATTTTTGGTCAAATAATTCCAATAGACatttatttagtaaatatattaatttaaagtttaaatttatGGATTaggttaaaatataaatttcgaCTTAGGTTTTGAACGCCGGATTATAAAGTTGCGGCAATATGTTGACTTCCTTAACACTTATAGTTGAGTATTTTATACAAGTTATGGGTTTGTCGACTTATTAATATATGCTTCATTAATATAAGCTTCGTAAATtcctttttcatatatttatattaattgaaaaaattgattttaattttttttattttctaaataattttaaatgagatataacattagtttttttaaataaaaaagttacacCTAACATTTTATACATCCTTTTTCATTTTCGGTTTCAcataatagttttattatttgaGAATGTGAAAGAATTGGTGAGAAGATTAAgtatactttatttatttttttttaaaatatcacaaaatttatctattattaatatctaatatCAGTTACCACTtaaaagcaaagaaaaaaaatcttactCCCACTATACTAAaaagatattattaaaataaaaatatatgaaaatagaGGAAAATATATGAAAGTGGATAGAGAATTTGAGTATATGTTATGAATTTATATTGGtggaattttatagtttttatgcATTAATTTCTatatggtgattttttttaaatcctttattttaaagtgttttaacttagtcataaaattaaaacaagtaatttaaaagtattataGATTTTATAGTGGTTGttaaatcaaatacaaatatgaaaatgaaaaagctATCACTGTAGATATCTGCACAGCTGTGACCTCCCTTTTTTCTTCTGTTCATTGTTTCTTTTTTtgacattttttctttttcttactttttttctACCTTTCtcctttttcccttttcccttTTCATGTTTTTCCGCACAAAGATCTTCAACGTCATTAAATAATATCCTTGCCTCTTTCATCCAACGAAATACTTTTACAAGTATTAGACGACAAAGTTGAAACTTGAAAGCTCATAGTTGACGAACATTAATAATTGTATTTCTACATTACATTATAAAACTTataaattctttatttatttatttaaaactattatCTTTTTACAATCtcaactcttttatttttttaaaatattttcgtcCTCCTTCCTTTTATCTCTTTATAATCTCAAATATTCTAACTtctttttaaactattttttttatagagctGTGAGCTAATGGATAGTTGAAATAAGGTTTAACTTAATAGAAATTTTTTCCTTAGGATAAGGTTTCTCATTCTTCTAAGATTCCAAGTTTTTTTAATGGAGGTGCTCTTTGGTGGAATAAACATAAACGGTAAcaaaattactaaataaaaactaattttaaagacaaaaaataattaattactatattaactaaattaaatattattttagagacaaaaaaattattgatatttaaagtagtttatattattcataaaatttataaaatagtttctaacaggtatctaattagttactaattattttagattctaaagttggtaactaaaatctcaatatctaattagataataatttagaaactagtttataaataaccatagaaactaatttaaatatcaataatttttttaatttctaaaataatatataatttagttaatatagtaacatGTTTAATCATTTAAACAATAAGTTATAACTTGAATAAACAAAAACTCTTATAAAAAATCCTCTTTATTATTGGAAGTGTTAAATTAATTGTTCAAACAACAAGTTTCATCACTTAAGCGGTTGTCTATGTTTGAATAAAATGTGATCGATTGAAATACATTCTTTTACGAGGAtgtgatataaaaaaattagtactAGCAAAGAGATACTTTTGACTTAATGATTATTGCATAAAAGTAATCTAAATATGATGAAAATTTCTATGATATAATCGAGTGAGAAATCAAATACAAACAtgtgaaaaatgattttattccATAAAATTTGTCCTAAGAAATCAAATTTATCATGAAAATACAATAACAAATCGATTAAATAGATATAATAAACATTAATCTCAGGCTTATAACTTAAATCCAACATTTTAGAaagtattttttgtttaaatagtTGATGGATGTTTTGCATACTTATTGTAAAGCAGGTGGAATAGgaggaaaaaaagaaaactcTATAGTCTGGTggttcattaattataaataaaatatacaacTCCCCAAGTGAATTTGCATCTCAAGTATAAATAAACCTCACAAACAACTTCTTCTCTCCTGCGCCATCTTCATCCTCATTCAACTCCAACATATTTAACAGGTTAGTCTCCTCTAAATTATCTCTTCCTCCctgttttcttctttctccatttCTCCACTGTTGAGATACACCACTACTTAATATTAACTTAGAATTTTAACTGTAGTATATGCTCGTCAGATTCGTCACCTACAATACAACCTTCAGTATATTGCCATTTTTTGCCTACTCAAAGGAGGTCaagattaaatataaataatttttaggcactttctttttaaaatattatattaaatttttttttttatcattttatataatttatttttttctgttaCTAGGAGTTGAAAATTATTTCAAGTGTTAATAAACGATCTTGGAAAAATATAGAAAGTGAATGAATACGACTCAGCGAGCTGCTACTGTTCTCTCATTGATTTTGGTTACCACCTCCCTTTTTATTTGtaagaattgatttttttatttccttcattattttgattttgatttgagCTCCTCTCATGGCTTTTAAATACCTTCTTTACGAAGAGAACATGGATTGTtatctcttttgtttttcatgtCCTTTTCCTTTTGGAAAAAGAATTTGAGCCATCAgttaaatttttcaaaagtaaaattaaGACAGTGGAAGTGTATTAAAAATATGCATGTTGGGGGTGTGTTATGATGTTTTCATTACAGTTTTTTTCACTCTTGAGAGCAGTTGACTATTATCCGGTattgaataaaaacaaaaaaatgttattcTTAATATCAAGTTGAAGGAAGAGTaggttagattttttttttaattagtgtgtgttcatcttcttttttttttttttttttatattcgaGACTAGAGAAATGCGTTAAAAGATCTGAAAAGAAATATTACAAAGAAGGGTAAAAAATTGATCTGTCCATTGAATCTAAGAGCATGTTTGGGTCATCAGAGTTGTTTTATCTGATGTTTTTTTTCCCAAAATACACAAGGAGAGGCTAGTTTTTTCTTCCTTTGTCTGATTTGACATTTTTGAAAACTTGGAAAgtaaaattaagatatttttgttttaaagttCTAGTCAACTTCACGCAATTTATCTGTGGCtgaatttttaatttacatTGGATGGttgtaaaaatttatataattatgttatgtatGTTTTCTGTCCAATTTTCAATCACAAGTGAATTGTCTTGAACCTGAAGATGAATGTGATTAAAACTTAGGCCCTTCCCTGGAATGAATCCATCGTTTGTCAAAGAATTTGGAAGAGAGTTTTGCAGTTCTCTTTAATGGGCTGCTGCTATTCAACTTCAAAGAGAACCGGAACACCAGGTTACGAGGAACCCACCGTTCTTGCATCTCAGACACCCTGTGAGTATCATGATCCATCATTGAATGGTAAATCCTTGCTGCTTTGCTGTTCAAGTTTCGATTGGTTTCTGCTAAGAACCATCAAGGTCCTTTTACTAACCCACTGATCTTAAACTCTTAGGGGCATTTCATCTCCAGTttcaattttgtaaatttattcaatttatgATTTAGTTTGCCTGAGACTtgatcattttttttatgtacaaTACAGAATAAGCACAAAATCTGAAACTTTCCAAATTCACTGACGCAGATTACTCCTAATTACTGATAGTTGATTTTGACAAATTATAATCTAATGATCATGTCTGAAAAAATATGGCCCTGTTGTTCAATATTGTAGAACTTTCTATAGGCGCATCGAAGTATTGAAATCTGATTCTTCACCTTATATACAGTTAACATGCAATTCGTAGACAGCAGTACCTCATTTTGCCACggatagtttctttactctgttttttgttttatgttttccGCAAAGGATAGTTCAAGGTCAGggaaattctaaattaattgtttataaaaggaACAGAAATGTTTATAGAAAAAGTTTTTATAATCACAAACTTTCGAAgtgtttatattttatacaaCTTGTTAGAATGTTATAAATACAGTAGCAGTGGATATATAATCAATCTACTTAATCCTAATATCCTCAATTATTAGGTTTATAAGATTCTAACAGAACTATTTGTTGAAACCTCCTAATGAGTAATTCGTCATTCTTTATGATTTCAATATTAAGTTTCAAAGCTGATAAAAAGAATCtttctttcttgctttcttAGTTACTGTTAGTGAAGTAGAAGCCTTGCATGAACTCTACAAGAAGTTGAGCAATTCAATTATTGAAGATGATCTTATTCACAGGGTAAGTTAGGCATTTAAGTTTTCCAGTGTTTGGATGAGATGTCCTTAAAGTCGACACCTAAGTAATCTCTCTGATGATTTACTTCTTGATCATCTTGCATTCCAGGAAGAATTCCAGTTGGCACTATTCAGgaataaaaacaagaaaaatctGTTTGCAGATAGGGTTTGTAAATCTAATCCATGTTCTATAGTTTAAGATTATTTGACCGTAAAGTTCATGGAGACTATGTGCTATACTTACAGTATCCGAAGTTGCTTACTTGTTTCAGTGAAATCTTTTTATCtgatgtattatttttttctacattTACAGTCATATAACTTCTTTTGATTCTGATGCAtactcaaatttgtttctcCACAGATTTTTGACTTGTTTGATCTCAAGCGCAATGGGGTCATTGAGTTCGGGGAATTTGTTCGATCATTGGGAGTTTTTCACCCAAATGCACCTTTAGAAGACAAAATTACTTGTAAGATTGACCTTCCAACAACATAAATATTTCATGTTAATTTCTTCTTTTCCTCTAGTCTTGGATTTTCCTATATTAAGTATATGCACTGATTAATGCTTTCAGTCACCCACAAGATACTTACCTTTCTTTAAATTGGGAATAATGGTTTTGCAGTTGCTTTTAGGCTGTATGATCTGAGGCAGACAGGGTTTATTGAAAGAGAAGAGGTAAGGTTTTCCTTCCTTGTTAAAATCACAATTTGAATTCTTTTTTTGGGGTTATTAATTTAATGTTACGTTATGTTTCTTTAGCTTTATCCATATTCATAGATAGATACATATATTTATGCTCGCTCTGTATAAGTTTACATCAACCCATTGCTTTCACTGTTTAGCATAATGGTCTGGTTTATCTCTGCAGTTGAAGGAGATGGTATTGGCACTTCTGCACGAGTCGGATCTTGAGCTTTCAGATGATATGATTGAAAGCATTGTGGACAAGGTTCACAAAACAGAAAGTTTACCTTATTTTTGTTACTTCTAAGTTCTAAGATGAGCTCCCTCTGAACTTGGCCTTCCTCACGTTGTTGTCTACCTTCTTACCCACAGACTTTCAGTGATGCTGATATAAATGGTGATGGAAAGATCGATCAAGATGAGTGGAAAGCATTTGTGTCCAAACATCCATCCTTGATAAAGAATATGACTCTTCCTTATCTGAAGTTAGTATATTCGTTCTCCATGAACCTTATTTTTTCAGTAACTGGAATTTcagaaaactttttttttaatgcatgtCTCCTTCCCATGTTGCAGGGATATTACATTGGCATTTCCCAGTTTTGTTGTAAGAACAGAAATTGAAGAGTCCGATATGTGAGTTTGGGAGGTTTTGCTTCACCAAAGATGCTATATACTATGTACTAGTTTATAGATATCTTTGATTTCGTCTCTTGATATCGTTTCTGTCAAGAGATGGCCTTAGGTGCGGGGCCAAAGACAAGAATATAGTTTGGTCTTTGGTTCCCCAACAAAGTTTCTAAACCTGGTTTTGCAAATCCATAGCTACCAAGTGAAGTTCTCTCTAGTTAGGTAGATAAACCTAAGGGTACGAATGATTCACTTGAATTGTTAATTCGAATTCAAGGTTAGCTTTGTACAAGCACTTTgtgtatatatacacacacacaagaGATGAAAGTAGAGTGTAGTAACATATATGTAACTCGGCCATCTTTTGCTGCTTGCAAGTTTGAAGGTATGAGGATTATGCTAGAGGATACTTAATGACCTCTATAGTTGTTTAGATTCCAGTGTCAGAGTTTATGTTATGTATATTTTATGTTATGCTTTTCTGTTGTTTGGCCTTTTGCCCTGCACTTACACACAAAAAAGAGGCTTTTCTGTTAGTAAAGTTAGGAGTAATTAAAGTCTTACATTTCCTTCTACCTATTTCTTCGTTTATCAtcacattatttattattggaACATGATACTCGTGGACGATCAAAGTAGCGTCCTTTGTCAAGAAGGAAATTTGCATTAACATGAAAAATCACGTGAAAGAAAAACAGGGTATAAACCAGTAAAAGAAAGGAATGAGATAATAGAGAAAAGAAACAAGCAAGGAAAGAATAGACAGTCTGTTTTTACAAAGGGTAGATGGTCTATCTTTACAAAGGataaatgatataattttaCAAAGAGTAGACGATGTACAGTAATAGTAGACGGTGAATGTTAAAAACAAAGTATAGTTTGTGATTTCTTTAAGCTTGTTATCTGCACTCAACCCACTTAGCCATTTTTCATGTTAGTCAGATTGATTCTTTTTGCTCCATccttgtttcttgttcttttaatttttctgcAAGATTTATGTTTATCTCCTCTTTTATTCCTTGTCTTAGGTGTAGTTGGAGTTTGAGAGCTTTTGGTATATTTTTCACTTGTTTTCACATTTTCTACAAAAATTACATGATCTATGAATTTTACTACAATTTGACCCTTATCAATGGACAACAAATCTAAAAGAAGAATTTGTGTTTTGATAGTAGCATATGTATCATTAAGATCCTTAAAGAAATCAAATCACATATTCAGAATAGTTATATTTAgaagaaaattttataaaatcacaATTGCATTTAACTTCACAAACACATTGTGGAATCAGTCTTAGAGATTCAAACTTCACCCATAATATCTTCAAATCAATGAACAACTCAGGAACATTTCTCTCACCTTTCTTCATTGAAAGTATTTCTTGAAGaatattaaaattctaaaaagaTCTCCTTTAGGGAATCTTTATCTTAGATCCTCCCAATAATTTTTGCATTATCAATGTATATGTTTCTCTATGTTATTTGTGGACTGACTGCACGAGTGATCCATAAGATTACCGTCATATTACATCTCTCTCA harbors:
- the LOC137820735 gene encoding calcineurin B-like protein 7 isoform X2, whose product is MLVRFVTYNTTFSILPFFAYSKEALPWNESIVCQRIWKRVLQFSLMGCCYSTSKRTGTPGYEEPTVLASQTPFTVSEVEALHELYKKLSNSIIEDDLIHREEFQLALFRNKNKKNLFADRIFDLFDLKRNGVIEFGEFVRSLGVFHPNAPLEDKITFAFRLYDLRQTGFIEREELKEMVLALLHESDLELSDDMIESIVDKTFSDADINGDGKIDQDEWKAFVSKHPSLIKNMTLPYLKDITLAFPSFVVRTEIEESDM
- the LOC137820735 gene encoding calcineurin B-like protein 7 isoform X1, which encodes MLVRFVTYNTTFSILPFFAYSKEALPWNESIVCQRIWKRVLQFSLMGCCYSTSKRTGTPGYEEPTVLASQTPCEYHDPSLNVTVSEVEALHELYKKLSNSIIEDDLIHREEFQLALFRNKNKKNLFADRIFDLFDLKRNGVIEFGEFVRSLGVFHPNAPLEDKITFAFRLYDLRQTGFIEREELKEMVLALLHESDLELSDDMIESIVDKTFSDADINGDGKIDQDEWKAFVSKHPSLIKNMTLPYLKDITLAFPSFVVRTEIEESDM
- the LOC137820735 gene encoding calcineurin B-like protein 7 isoform X3, yielding MGCCYSTSKRTGTPGYEEPTVLASQTPCEYHDPSLNVTVSEVEALHELYKKLSNSIIEDDLIHREEFQLALFRNKNKKNLFADRIFDLFDLKRNGVIEFGEFVRSLGVFHPNAPLEDKITFAFRLYDLRQTGFIEREELKEMVLALLHESDLELSDDMIESIVDKTFSDADINGDGKIDQDEWKAFVSKHPSLIKNMTLPYLKDITLAFPSFVVRTEIEESDM
- the LOC137820735 gene encoding calcineurin B-like protein 4 isoform X4; protein product: MGCCYSTSKRTGTPGYEEPTVLASQTPFTVSEVEALHELYKKLSNSIIEDDLIHREEFQLALFRNKNKKNLFADRIFDLFDLKRNGVIEFGEFVRSLGVFHPNAPLEDKITFAFRLYDLRQTGFIEREELKEMVLALLHESDLELSDDMIESIVDKTFSDADINGDGKIDQDEWKAFVSKHPSLIKNMTLPYLKDITLAFPSFVVRTEIEESDM